Proteins found in one Syngnathus acus chromosome 9, fSynAcu1.2, whole genome shotgun sequence genomic segment:
- the prdm8b gene encoding PR domain zinc finger protein 8b, producing the protein MAMEESSSQQKAQQLWDGDAKAVQQCLTDIFTSVYTTCDVPESAIFGPCVLSHTSMYDSIAFIALKATDKRTAPYIFRVDTSAANSTSEGLMWLRLVQSARDKDEQNLEAYVKNGQLFYRSLRRIEKDEELLVWYGKDLVELLLLSAARVAPKSKGSSQHSCPDCSQRFQFEFPFLAHLRFRCTKRLQSLTGADEEPGRERSPDRPADVTTPTRSSPKHGRSEGDGSKPSTDFHNLARDMENNRTGSPLSDREAEVCSESSGKRKFSAADDRECRRASLPQPKSKEELATSAQNYRGVYGLEENHRTLSTSASSETKRSAFTEVKKSVQTLKNHGGGKGLSAANSENKDRPASGGSGPSDKHLNIRQVLSETQPPQTPPVASAFTSVSQAGAGERKSAFSQPARSTYAQISPLVMPPKLLDCHPAVGDTISSSRLYQADHLAAKLQGAELGASCPVPGGVAKQSPFVYAAATTFWPKNSGGVQLQMPSALTLLPPSFTSLCLPAQNWCAKCNASFRMTSDLVYHMRSHHKKEYAMEPLVKRRREEKLKCPICNESFRERHHLSRHMTSHN; encoded by the exons ATGGCCATGGAGGAGTCGAGCTCGCAGCAGAAGGCGCAGCAGCTGTGGGACGGCGACGCCAAGGCAGTGCAGCAGTGTCTCACGGACATCTTCACCAGCGTGTACACCACCTGCGATGTGCCCGAGAGCGCCATCTTCGGGCCGTGCGTACTCAGCCACACGTCCATGTACGACAGCATCGCCTTCATCGCGCTCAAAGCCACCGACAAGCGCACAGCGCCTTACATCTTCCGG GTGGACACGTCGGCGGCCAACAGCACATCGGAGGGCCTGATGTGGCTCCGCCTGGTGCAGTCAGCCCGCGACAAGGACGAGCAGAACTTGGAGGCCTACGTGAAGAATGGCCAGCTCTTCTACCGCTCGCTCAGGCGCATCGAGAAGGACGAGGAGCTGCTGGTGTGGTACGGGAAGGACCTGGTGGAACTGCTGCTGCTCTCCGCCGCCAGGGTGGCCCCCAAGAGCAAAG GTTCATCTCAACACTCGTGTCCCGACTGCAGCCAAAGGTTCCAGTTTGAGTTCCCGTTTTTGGCGCACCTGCGCTTCCGCTGCACCAAAAGACTGCAGAGCCTGACGGGAGCGGACGAGGAGCCCGGCAGGGAGCGCAGCCCGGACCGGCCCGCTGACGTGACCACGCCCACCAGAAGCAGCCCCAAGCACGGGCGCTCCGAGGGCGATGGCAGCAAACCATCCACGGACTTCCACAACCTGGCTCGGGACATGGAGAACAACCGGACCGGCAGCCCGCTGAGTGACAGGGAGGCGGAGGTGTGCAGCGAGAGCTCAGGGAAGAGAAAGTTCTCCGCCGCCGATGACCGGGAGTGCCGGCGTGCCAGCCTGCCACAGCCCAAGTCCAAAGAGGAGTTGGCCACATCGGCGCAGAACTACCGAGGCGTGTACGGCTTGGAGGAGAACCACCGCACGCTTTCCACGTCCGCTTCCTCGGAGACCAAGCGCAGCGCCTTCACTGAAGTCAAGAAGTCAGTTCAGACTCTCAAGAACCACGGCGGCGGAAAAGGCTTGTCGGCCGCCAACTCCGAGAACAAAGACCGTCCCGCCAGCGGGGGCAGCGGCCCCTCGGACAAGCACCTGAACATCCGGCAGGTTCTGTCGGAGACGCAGCCGCCCCAAACCCCGCCCGTGGCCAGCGCCTTCACCTCAGTGAGCCAGGCGGGCGCCGGTGAGCGCAAGAGCGCCTTCAGCCAACCGGCCCGGTCCACCTACGCTCAGATCTCCCCGCTGGTGATGCCGCCCAAGCTGCTGGACTGCCACCCGGCGGTGGGCGACACCATCTCGTCCAGTCGCCTCTACCAGGCCGACCACCTGGCCGCCAAGCTGCAGGGCGCCGAGCTGGGCGCCAGCTGCCCGGTGCCGGGCGGGGTGGCCAAGCAGAGCCCCTTTGTGtacgccgccgccaccacatTCTGGCCCAAGAACTCGGGCGGCGTCCAGCTACAGATGCCCTCGGCGCTCACGCTCCTGCCGCCCTCCTTCACGTCGCTCTGCCTGCCGGCACAGAACTGGTGCGCCAAGTGCAATGCCTCCTTCCGCATGACTTCGGACCTGGTGTACCACATGCGCTCGCACCACAAGAAGGAGTACGCCATGGAGCCCCTGGTCAAGCGCCGGCGGGAGGAGAAGCTCAAGTGTCCCATCTGCAACGAGTCCTTCCGAGAGCGCCACCACCTGTCGCGTCACATGACCTCGCACAACTGA